One window of Bacillus sp. THAF10 genomic DNA carries:
- a CDS encoding YnfA family protein: MIQALTLFLIAGLAEIGGGYLIWLWLREGKPLSWGVVGGVALVMYGIIATFQSFPTFGRVYAAYGGVFIVLSVLWGWGIDRKTPDVYDWLGAGICLVGVSVMLFAPRSG, translated from the coding sequence ATGATACAAGCATTAACACTCTTTCTAATTGCTGGTCTTGCAGAAATAGGGGGAGGGTACCTCATCTGGTTATGGTTAAGAGAAGGGAAACCACTTTCATGGGGAGTTGTTGGGGGAGTCGCACTCGTGATGTATGGAATCATTGCTACGTTTCAAAGCTTTCCAACCTTTGGGAGAGTATACGCAGCTTACGGAGGCGTATTTATTGTGCTTTCTGTCCTGTGGGGGTGGGGAATTGATCGAAAAACACCAGATGTTTATGACTGGTTAGGAGCTGGAATCTGTCTAGTGGGAGTTTCTGTGATGCTGTTTGCTCCGAGGAGTGGATGA
- a CDS encoding GNAT family N-acetyltransferase codes for MNLVYEVLPLERADECREICNELMAFQKSKAHIAPERFDTMNFDTRMLPSIEKAIHNYLVVVKHEEQIIGYVYSNVSPKQAYSNDFATFFDMDSVAKRNVGCLSQFYIKDGYRQYGVGSELFKLSMEWLKQFDDVDDLFIYVSNGNEKALEFYKRKGFYVSHDILDGFITVLRNNK; via the coding sequence ATGAATCTTGTTTATGAGGTATTACCACTAGAAAGAGCGGATGAGTGCCGGGAGATATGCAATGAATTGATGGCTTTCCAAAAGTCAAAAGCGCATATTGCTCCAGAGAGATTTGATACAATGAATTTTGATACTAGGATGCTCCCTTCTATTGAAAAGGCCATACATAATTATTTGGTGGTGGTAAAGCATGAAGAACAGATTATTGGTTATGTTTATTCCAATGTTTCACCTAAACAAGCATATTCAAACGACTTTGCCACCTTCTTTGACATGGATTCTGTTGCGAAACGGAATGTGGGCTGCCTGTCTCAATTTTACATTAAAGATGGCTATCGCCAATACGGTGTAGGATCGGAGCTTTTTAAGCTAAGCATGGAATGGTTAAAACAATTTGACGATGTGGATGATTTGTTTATCTATGTGTCTAATGGCAATGAGAAGGCACTAGAGTTTTATAAACGAAAAGGATTTTATGTTAGTCATGATATTTTGGATGGCTTTATTACTGTCTTGAGAAATAACAAATAA
- a CDS encoding GyrI-like domain-containing protein, which produces MNFTLTSFSTDKYYVGFKYPALVTSMKQLDLPEFWEEFSKKFMKDEVSNLVEKKEAIGYMSFKNESSKSFEYYAACEVTEFGVTHDFHKIVIPKGDYLFFDIPFSNKDEEIEAVLNFIRKDSSIEYKINQSFCFESYPETFDHEKEETSLYFVVPIF; this is translated from the coding sequence TTGAATTTTACACTAACAAGCTTCTCAACCGACAAATATTATGTAGGTTTTAAATACCCAGCACTCGTTACCTCAATGAAGCAGTTGGACTTGCCAGAATTCTGGGAAGAGTTCTCAAAGAAGTTTATGAAAGATGAAGTAAGCAATCTTGTTGAAAAGAAAGAGGCAATTGGATACATGAGTTTTAAAAATGAAAGTAGTAAATCCTTTGAGTATTATGCTGCTTGTGAAGTAACAGAGTTTGGTGTTACACATGATTTTCACAAAATTGTCATTCCTAAAGGAGATTACTTATTTTTTGATATTCCTTTTTCCAACAAGGATGAGGAGATAGAAGCAGTTTTAAATTTCATCAGGAAGGATTCTTCAATTGAATATAAAATAAATCAAAGCTTTTGTTTTGAATCCTATCCTGAAACATTTGATCATGAAAAGGAAGAAACATCCTTGTATTTTGTCGTACCCATATTCTAA
- a CDS encoding DUF6366 family protein — MTDKEKPYQMRERLKQEESKRNPGGAFNDGVTRSIIGSVSDMSLKTLGITILILLGIILIFIIF; from the coding sequence ATGACCGATAAGGAAAAACCCTACCAAATGAGAGAGAGGCTTAAACAAGAGGAAAGCAAGCGAAATCCGGGTGGGGCTTTTAATGACGGAGTGACACGAAGTATTATTGGTAGCGTTTCTGATATGAGCTTAAAAACCCTCGGTATCACAATCCTTATTTTGCTAGGAATAATTTTGATTTTTATCATTTTTTAG
- a CDS encoding hydroxymethylglutaryl-CoA lyase, with translation MNLPKKATIIEVGPRDGLQNLKTFVPTDAKVEFIQELKKAGVREMELTSFVSPRWVPQMSDAALVIESCNDQDSRNFVLVPNEKGIERLKSTSCKNAAVFVGVSDTFNKKNINKTTKESMLELEPLIRDLKAQGYFVRACISTSFYCPYEGKIPVERVVSLCKQFVAFGADELSVADTVGMANPLESFELFSVLKKELAEIFITAHFHNTRGMALANVFAALQAGVDRFDASAGGLGGCPFAPGASGNVATEDVVYMLEEMGIETGINLNRVVKALENLLPHLDKQYESQYYKLVQGGAIAQPRA, from the coding sequence ATGAATTTGCCAAAGAAAGCAACCATCATTGAAGTGGGGCCTCGTGATGGCTTGCAAAATCTAAAAACTTTCGTCCCAACAGATGCAAAAGTTGAATTTATACAAGAATTGAAAAAAGCAGGAGTGCGTGAAATGGAGCTTACATCTTTCGTGTCACCAAGATGGGTTCCGCAAATGTCGGATGCGGCCTTAGTTATTGAGAGCTGCAATGATCAAGATTCAAGAAATTTTGTTCTAGTTCCAAACGAAAAAGGAATTGAGCGTCTAAAAAGTACGTCGTGTAAAAATGCGGCAGTTTTTGTAGGAGTTAGCGATACGTTTAATAAGAAGAATATAAATAAAACAACAAAAGAAAGCATGCTTGAGCTTGAGCCCTTAATTCGTGATTTAAAGGCACAAGGTTATTTTGTACGCGCATGCATTTCCACATCCTTTTATTGTCCTTACGAAGGTAAAATTCCTGTTGAGAGAGTCGTTTCATTATGCAAACAGTTTGTTGCATTTGGTGCAGATGAGTTAAGTGTTGCAGATACAGTTGGAATGGCCAACCCATTAGAGTCCTTTGAATTATTTTCCGTTTTGAAAAAAGAACTTGCTGAGATTTTCATTACCGCTCACTTCCATAATACTCGCGGCATGGCACTTGCCAATGTTTTTGCTGCGCTTCAAGCTGGAGTGGACCGTTTTGATGCCTCTGCCGGTGGCTTAGGTGGGTGTCCATTTGCCCCGGGTGCTTCAGGCAATGTTGCCACAGAAGATGTTGTTTATATGTTAGAAGAGATGGGGATCGAAACGGGAATAAACCTAAACCGAGTGGTAAAGGCTTTAGAGAACCTGTTACCACATTTAGATAAGCAATATGAAAGTCAGTATTATAAGCTTGTACAAGGCGGTGCCATTGCACAGCCTCGTGCATAA
- a CDS encoding aminoglycoside phosphotransferase family protein yields MNHQIIAKIPLIKHAENVKVLQKGFSHDKKYKIDDKYLLRVFPKEDATNRKQEFQILNELFTLSDYVPEAIEFGVLDCEDCAYMILEFVAGEDGEVALPLLSEKEQYEVGFKAGLELKKLHQLPAPVEAESWYTVKKRKSDKYLNELKDMPEVDKSVVHLLENHIKINEHLMIDRPNTFQHDDFHPNNLVFHKGKFAGFIDFQQMDWGDPVHDLHKLGFFAIQVSVPFSIGAIDGYHEGKEISDEFWQLFSLYDAMHAVAAIVWGKRMSEEQGALLLRYSLANIKDHDNFEKNVPSWYQTR; encoded by the coding sequence ATGAACCATCAAATCATTGCAAAAATACCATTAATAAAACATGCAGAAAATGTGAAAGTATTGCAAAAAGGGTTTTCTCATGATAAAAAATACAAAATAGATGATAAGTATCTCCTAAGGGTTTTTCCAAAAGAAGATGCTACAAACCGAAAACAGGAATTTCAAATTTTAAACGAGCTTTTTACTCTATCTGATTATGTTCCAGAGGCAATAGAATTTGGAGTATTGGATTGTGAGGATTGTGCTTATATGATTCTCGAATTTGTTGCAGGTGAAGATGGAGAAGTGGCACTGCCTTTGTTGTCAGAAAAAGAGCAATATGAGGTAGGTTTTAAAGCTGGATTGGAATTGAAAAAGCTTCATCAACTTCCTGCTCCAGTTGAAGCAGAATCCTGGTACACGGTGAAAAAACGCAAGAGTGACAAGTATTTAAATGAACTTAAAGACATGCCGGAAGTGGATAAAAGTGTTGTACATCTATTGGAAAATCACATAAAGATTAATGAGCATTTAATGATCGATAGGCCCAACACATTTCAACATGATGATTTTCATCCAAACAATTTAGTGTTTCATAAAGGTAAGTTTGCTGGCTTCATAGATTTTCAACAGATGGATTGGGGAGATCCGGTTCATGATTTGCATAAGCTAGGATTTTTTGCCATTCAGGTAAGTGTGCCCTTTTCCATTGGCGCCATTGATGGGTATCATGAGGGAAAAGAAATTTCTGATGAGTTTTGGCAGCTGTTCAGCCTTTATGACGCAATGCATGCCGTCGCGGCAATTGTGTGGGGAAAAAGAATGAGCGAAGAGCAGGGTGCTTTGTTACTTCGTTACTCATTAGCTAATATAAAGGATCACGATAATTTTGAAAAGAATGTGCCAAGTTGGTATCAAACTAGGTGA